A region from the Candidatus Delongbacteria bacterium genome encodes:
- a CDS encoding HlyC/CorC family transporter, whose amino-acid sequence MSIALFIISMILSAFFSSAEIAFSTAQKIKLKIQSHNGSFYSALVLKYVLHPEKFLIPILVGNSYVNVLYANSIMDINADSWGNFFSYAELVFYETILLLFACEIIPKIIAKQYNELYLKIFIYPFLIIDLLIKPVSFLILHIGNLIVFVFRLPKPKKVETAMTREIIEDIVFEALGEATEDEKDRAEILYKIINLQRIKSKEIMTHRSSISAVDINSSVYELKKFFKNTLYSKIIIFDGNIDNIVGIVYANDMLDKFVSISGIMRKPVFIPSNKDALSLFRMFKKDRLSIAVLIDEFGSCDGIVTMHDIIEEIVGKSEEGNERNRWRGVSYRKENNILIINGSVYLEDVEKAVSCFSENNNFSFNNVNYDTINGYIVNKLGRIPETGENFEIDELKIKIVNSRKNRIDTMIIDLNKK is encoded by the coding sequence ATGAGTATTGCTTTATTTATAATTTCAATGATATTATCTGCATTTTTTAGCTCGGCTGAAATAGCTTTTTCAACAGCTCAAAAAATAAAATTAAAAATCCAGTCTCATAATGGCAGTTTTTACTCAGCTCTTGTGTTAAAGTATGTCCTGCATCCAGAAAAATTTCTTATTCCAATACTTGTGGGAAACAGTTATGTCAATGTATTATATGCTAACAGCATTATGGATATCAACGCTGATTCCTGGGGTAATTTTTTTTCTTATGCAGAATTGGTTTTTTACGAAACGATATTGCTATTGTTTGCATGTGAAATAATTCCAAAAATCATCGCAAAACAATATAATGAACTTTATTTGAAAATTTTTATATACCCCTTTCTAATTATTGATCTACTTATCAAACCAGTCTCATTTTTAATTTTACATATTGGAAATTTAATTGTGTTTGTATTTAGACTTCCAAAACCAAAAAAAGTTGAAACCGCAATGACTAGAGAAATCATTGAGGATATAGTTTTTGAGGCTCTAGGTGAAGCAACTGAGGATGAAAAAGACAGAGCAGAGATTCTTTATAAAATAATTAATCTTCAAAGAATAAAATCCAAAGAAATAATGACCCACAGATCCTCGATAAGTGCCGTGGATATCAATTCATCAGTTTATGAGCTTAAAAAGTTTTTTAAAAACACATTATACTCAAAAATTATCATATTCGATGGAAATATTGATAACATAGTTGGAATTGTGTATGCCAATGATATGCTAGATAAATTCGTTTCCATTTCCGGTATAATGAGGAAACCAGTTTTTATTCCATCGAATAAAGATGCGTTATCACTGTTTAGAATGTTTAAAAAAGATAGATTATCAATAGCTGTTCTTATTGACGAATTTGGAAGTTGTGATGGCATAGTTACGATGCATGATATAATCGAAGAAATTGTTGGAAAATCTGAAGAAGGAAACGAAAGAAACAGATGGCGAGGTGTTTCATATAGAAAAGAGAACAATATCCTGATAATAAATGGCTCTGTTTACCTTGAGGATGTTGAGAAGGCAGTATCCTGTTTCAGCGAGAATAACAATTTTTCTTTCAATAATGTGAACTATGATACAATTAATGGGTATATAGTAAATAAGCTGGGAAGAATCCCTGAAACGGGAGAAAATTTTGAGATAGACGAACTTAAAATTAAAATTGTTAACTCGAGAAAGAATAGAATAGATACTATGATAATTGATTTAAATAAAAAATAG
- a CDS encoding YigZ family protein, with the protein MSKECFYTVPENSEFEIDKIKGSRFIGRIFRVDSKEKAEEIITLNKKKFYDATHNCFAYKIGVGDRSLTRFSDDGEPSGTAGKPILSVIEGENITNTLVIVTRYYGGTKLGTGGLIKAYTLSAKEAIQNIEKICVEIRSDIVFDFDYDMTSLVMNMISAYEGKIMDEVYADNVSIVVNINNSFIMKFKNEIFEKSLGKILVSV; encoded by the coding sequence TTGTCGAAAGAATGTTTCTATACTGTTCCAGAAAATTCCGAATTTGAAATAGATAAGATTAAAGGTTCAAGATTTATTGGCAGAATATTCAGAGTGGATTCAAAAGAGAAAGCTGAAGAGATAATCACTCTCAATAAAAAAAAATTTTACGATGCAACCCATAATTGTTTCGCCTATAAGATTGGGGTTGGCGACCGGTCGTTAACCAGATTTTCAGATGATGGAGAGCCATCTGGAACTGCAGGAAAACCAATATTATCTGTAATTGAAGGTGAAAATATTACCAACACACTTGTAATTGTTACAAGATACTATGGTGGAACAAAACTTGGTACGGGAGGATTGATAAAAGCCTACACACTATCAGCTAAAGAGGCGATACAAAATATAGAGAAAATTTGTGTAGAGATAAGAAGTGATATTGTGTTTGATTTTGATTATGATATGACTAGTTTGGTAATGAACATGATATCAGCTTATGAAGGGAAAATCATGGATGAGGTTTATGCTGATAACGTTAGTATAGTTGTGAATATAAATAACTCTTTTATTATGAAGTTTAAAAATGAAATATTTGAAAAAAGTTTAGGAAAAATTTTGGTGAGTGTATGA
- the pnp gene encoding polyribonucleotide nucleotidyltransferase gives MFFSKSFNLGGRELILESGKMAKQANGSCVLKYGDNLMLVTVCGKREPVVGSDFFPLTVEYVEKLYASGKIPGGFIKRETKPSNDEVLSARIIDRPIRPLFPDGFKNEVQVIANVFSSDGVTKMDSLGIIAASMAINLSDIPFSGPVAGLRIGRLNGEFIVNPETDQMKECDIELVISGGKGFISMVEGEAKEVSEKEMLEAVEFGQKIIDELCEFQEAIIKEFGKEKFEYSVPKIDEELKEKVIEFTGSELKEIVRIIKKEERNDAKRELYEKADAHFAELLGDDFDANKEMIHDVIHDLEKEYVRTNIIKNKLRIDGRKPDEIRQITCELDILARSHGSSLFTRGETQSLGICTLGSEMDSQKVDSIYGEENRKFYLHYNFPPFSVGEVKRLGSVSRREIGHGHLAERSFYSVLPETKEFPYTIRVVSEILESNGSSSMATVCSNTLAMLAAGVPLKAPVSGIAMGLIKEGDEFEVLSDILGDEDHLGDMDFKVTGTENGICAYQMDIKIKGISIEIMKKALEQANAGRKHILGIMNQTISTHREEMSPYAPRIISYKIDPDEIKVVIGSGGKTIQEITKLYNVKIDIDDTGLVKIMSADEGGEKCKIHIMGLLKKLEPGKVYNSKVKSIKPFGAFVELLPNNEALLHISEVALERVEKVEDVLNIGDMVEVLYHGKDKEGRHKITRRELLKEAKKEEAAKVEPETPQEEITDSDFLD, from the coding sequence ATGTTTTTTTCGAAAAGTTTCAATCTGGGTGGCAGAGAGCTTATACTGGAATCAGGAAAAATGGCTAAGCAAGCAAATGGGTCATGTGTTTTAAAGTATGGTGATAATCTAATGCTTGTAACAGTATGTGGAAAACGAGAACCGGTAGTAGGATCAGATTTTTTTCCTCTAACTGTGGAATATGTTGAAAAACTTTACGCAAGTGGAAAAATTCCTGGTGGATTTATAAAAAGAGAAACTAAGCCATCTAATGATGAAGTTTTAAGTGCACGTATAATTGATAGACCAATAAGACCTCTTTTCCCTGATGGTTTTAAAAATGAAGTTCAGGTTATAGCGAATGTTTTTTCTTCTGACGGTGTTACGAAAATGGACTCACTTGGTATTATCGCAGCTTCAATGGCAATTAATTTGTCCGACATTCCTTTTTCAGGACCTGTTGCAGGATTGAGAATTGGTAGACTTAATGGTGAATTTATCGTCAACCCTGAGACAGATCAAATGAAAGAGTGCGATATAGAACTGGTAATAAGTGGTGGTAAAGGATTCATCTCGATGGTCGAAGGTGAAGCTAAAGAAGTTAGTGAAAAAGAGATGCTAGAGGCTGTAGAGTTTGGACAAAAGATTATTGACGAACTTTGTGAATTCCAAGAAGCAATCATCAAAGAATTTGGTAAAGAAAAATTTGAGTACAGTGTCCCTAAAATCGATGAAGAACTTAAAGAAAAAGTTATTGAATTTACAGGATCGGAACTTAAAGAAATAGTAAGAATTATCAAAAAAGAGGAAAGAAATGACGCAAAGAGAGAGCTTTATGAAAAAGCTGATGCTCATTTTGCAGAACTTCTAGGTGATGATTTTGATGCAAACAAAGAGATGATTCATGACGTAATTCACGATCTTGAAAAAGAGTATGTAAGAACAAACATAATTAAAAATAAATTAAGAATAGATGGTAGAAAACCTGACGAGATTAGACAAATTACTTGTGAATTAGACATTTTGGCTAGATCTCATGGTTCTTCACTGTTTACCAGAGGTGAAACTCAGTCATTAGGTATCTGTACTCTGGGCTCTGAAATGGATTCTCAAAAAGTTGATAGCATTTATGGTGAAGAAAATAGAAAATTTTATTTACACTACAATTTCCCTCCATTCTCTGTTGGTGAAGTAAAAAGACTTGGCAGTGTTTCCAGAAGAGAAATTGGTCATGGTCATTTGGCTGAAAGATCATTCTACTCTGTTCTTCCTGAAACAAAAGAATTTCCTTACACAATTAGAGTTGTTTCCGAAATTTTGGAATCAAATGGTTCCTCTTCAATGGCTACAGTTTGTTCAAATACTCTAGCTATGCTCGCAGCTGGTGTTCCGCTTAAAGCTCCAGTTTCAGGTATCGCAATGGGTCTTATTAAGGAAGGTGATGAGTTTGAAGTTCTATCCGATATCCTTGGTGATGAAGATCATTTGGGAGATATGGACTTTAAAGTTACTGGAACTGAAAATGGTATTTGTGCATATCAGATGGATATCAAAATTAAAGGTATTAGCATTGAGATTATGAAAAAAGCTCTTGAACAAGCTAATGCAGGTAGAAAACATATTCTAGGTATTATGAACCAAACTATCTCTACTCACAGAGAAGAGATGTCTCCTTACGCACCTAGAATTATTTCTTACAAAATTGATCCTGATGAAATTAAAGTTGTTATTGGATCTGGTGGAAAAACAATTCAAGAGATAACAAAGCTTTACAATGTTAAAATTGATATTGACGATACTGGACTGGTAAAAATCATGTCTGCTGATGAAGGTGGAGAGAAGTGTAAGATTCATATCATGGGTCTTCTTAAAAAACTTGAACCGGGAAAAGTTTACAATTCAAAAGTTAAAAGCATAAAACCTTTTGGAGCATTTGTTGAACTTCTTCCAAATAATGAAGCTCTTCTACACATTTCAGAAGTAGCTCTTGAAAGAGTTGAAAAAGTAGAGGACGTACTAAATATTGGTGATATGGTTGAAGTCCTTTATCATGGAAAAGATAAAGAAGGAAGACATAAGATTACTAGAAGAGAGCTTTTAAAAGAAGCTAAAAAGGAAGAAGCTGCTAAGGTTGAACCTGAAACACCTCAGGAAGAGATAACAGATTCAGATTTTCTTGATTAA
- a CDS encoding peroxide stress protein YaaA produces the protein MYILLNSSKTMTSGSGKGSEPIFLSDAKYVVDNILFSNYFEGQGLSGKILREVRNFYSNWSIENHDESAEAIRSFTGTMFSTLTKHSFDIKEAGKRVFILSALYGILRASDCILPYRLDLNDKLKIDGKSLLSFWKTKIRNYIINELSDAETILNLTSSEYGIMLPKEIVNRIVTPKFLILKNGKYSLISTFSKQARGELTGLILSRNIHEVKNIESLKFNGFEYSKEFSKENEPVFVKKIFT, from the coding sequence ATGTATATTCTTCTTAACTCATCAAAAACAATGACATCAGGTTCAGGGAAAGGCAGTGAACCAATCTTCCTTTCCGATGCAAAATATGTAGTAGATAATATCCTCTTTTCTAACTATTTTGAGGGTCAAGGATTAAGCGGTAAAATATTAAGGGAAGTAAGAAATTTTTATTCCAATTGGAGCATCGAAAATCATGATGAAAGTGCCGAAGCGATAAGATCCTTTACAGGCACTATGTTTTCAACTCTTACAAAACATAGTTTTGATATTAAAGAAGCTGGAAAAAGAGTTTTCATTCTTTCTGCTTTGTATGGAATACTCAGGGCAAGTGATTGTATTTTACCTTATCGACTTGATCTAAACGACAAATTGAAAATTGATGGAAAATCACTCTTAAGCTTCTGGAAAACTAAGATTAGAAATTACATTATAAATGAACTCTCTGATGCTGAAACAATTCTTAACCTTACTAGCAGTGAATACGGAATCATGCTTCCAAAAGAAATTGTGAATAGAATCGTGACACCAAAATTTCTAATTTTAAAAAATGGAAAATATAGCTTAATTTCTACATTTTCTAAGCAAGCTCGTGGAGAGTTGACGGGTTTAATTCTTAGTAGAAACATTCATGAAGTTAAAAATATCGAATCGTTGAAGTTTAATGGATTCGAATATTCAAAGGAGTTTTCAAAAGAAAATGAACCTGTATTTGTAAAAAAAATTTTTACTTAG
- a CDS encoding methionyl-tRNA formyltransferase, with translation MDRLKIVFMGTPEFAVPSLKALLEDNFNIVAVVSQPDKQRGRGRKISFSPVKEYAVSKNIEVLQPAKMTDDDFIKRLTEIDPDLFVVVAFRILPDSVLQIPKIGSINLHASLLPKYRGAAPINHALFNGDDKTGVTVFFLNNGEVDSGKIIDQLSIDIDNEDDYGSLYYKMSQMGSIFLSSSVEKICNGKYSLKEQDFGVITKAPKIFEKDLIINWSDSAVNIHNKIRGLAPKPGAYTFYNNSVFKILKSRVIDQESTLQPGALVEVIKKQKLVTVSCGEGLLALEIVQPSGKKAMDVASFLNGNKIETGEKFGE, from the coding sequence ATGGATAGATTAAAAATTGTTTTTATGGGAACGCCAGAATTTGCTGTTCCATCTCTAAAAGCTTTGCTTGAAGATAATTTTAATATTGTAGCTGTTGTATCACAGCCAGATAAACAAAGAGGTCGTGGAAGAAAAATCAGTTTTTCTCCTGTAAAAGAATATGCCGTATCAAAAAATATAGAGGTTTTGCAACCTGCTAAGATGACTGATGATGATTTTATCAAAAGATTAACTGAGATAGATCCGGATCTTTTCGTTGTTGTTGCTTTTCGAATTCTTCCTGATTCAGTTTTACAAATTCCAAAGATAGGTTCTATAAATTTGCACGCTTCGTTACTACCAAAATATCGGGGTGCTGCTCCAATAAATCATGCATTGTTTAACGGAGATGATAAAACAGGAGTTACCGTTTTCTTCTTGAATAATGGTGAAGTAGATAGTGGTAAGATTATAGATCAGCTATCAATCGATATTGACAATGAAGATGATTATGGGTCACTTTATTACAAAATGTCGCAAATGGGTAGTATTTTTCTATCTTCAAGTGTTGAAAAAATTTGTAATGGCAAATATTCTTTAAAAGAACAAGATTTCGGTGTTATTACTAAAGCTCCTAAAATTTTTGAAAAAGATTTAATAATAAATTGGTCTGATTCTGCTGTTAATATCCATAATAAAATTAGAGGCCTTGCTCCAAAACCAGGTGCATATACATTTTATAATAATTCTGTTTTCAAAATTTTAAAAAGTAGAGTCATCGATCAGGAATCTACCTTACAACCGGGAGCATTAGTTGAAGTAATCAAAAAGCAAAAATTGGTAACAGTTTCTTGTGGAGAAGGATTACTTGCTCTTGAAATTGTTCAACCTTCTGGTAAAAAAGCTATGGATGTAGCTTCGTTTCTAAATGGGAACAAAATCGAAACCGGTGAGAAATTTGGAGAATAA
- the rseP gene encoding RIP metalloprotease RseP: MTTMLSFILVLGIIVFVHELGHFLAAKLTGMNVEVFSLGFGKSLVEYHRNGTTYKIGFLPLGGYVKITGMVDESLQNESDITGRDFEFESKSPLARLFVLSAGVMMNFLLAFTIYSVMIFTQGVSEVDGTKIGDFQEGYPAITSGLQIGDSIIKVNNNIITKWEQVSEIVHSSPNKEIKLTVDREGSELDFTMTSKSTETIIDGEKKEVGLLGISPALISKDVSIFTAVAKGAETTFFWIKMSIVTIKMLATGEAGVQDLGGPLMIAKMSGESAKQGFTTFLAFIAFISVNIGFLNILPIPMLDGGHMIYILAEVITRRKVSTKTKIKIQTFGMMFLFTLMIIVIYNDIGRLFG; this comes from the coding sequence ATGACTACAATGCTATCATTTATACTTGTTCTAGGAATAATAGTTTTTGTTCACGAACTGGGACACTTTCTAGCAGCAAAATTGACAGGAATGAACGTTGAGGTTTTTTCACTTGGCTTTGGAAAGTCACTTGTCGAATATCACCGAAATGGTACAACCTATAAAATAGGATTTCTTCCACTAGGAGGATACGTAAAAATTACAGGAATGGTAGATGAATCACTACAAAATGAATCTGATATCACTGGTAGAGATTTTGAATTTGAGTCAAAATCACCATTGGCTAGATTGTTTGTTCTTTCTGCAGGCGTAATGATGAATTTTTTGTTAGCATTTACAATATATTCTGTAATGATTTTTACACAAGGTGTTTCAGAAGTAGATGGAACAAAAATAGGTGATTTTCAGGAAGGATATCCAGCAATAACCAGTGGTCTTCAAATTGGAGACAGTATAATTAAGGTTAATAATAATATTATTACCAAATGGGAGCAAGTTTCTGAAATAGTTCACTCTTCTCCAAACAAGGAGATCAAATTAACTGTTGATAGAGAAGGTTCAGAGCTGGATTTTACGATGACTTCAAAATCAACGGAAACTATCATTGACGGAGAAAAAAAAGAGGTTGGATTATTAGGAATAAGCCCGGCTTTGATAAGTAAGGATGTCTCAATTTTTACTGCTGTTGCGAAAGGTGCTGAAACTACATTTTTCTGGATAAAGATGTCAATTGTTACAATTAAGATGCTTGCAACAGGAGAGGCAGGAGTTCAGGATTTGGGAGGTCCTCTCATGATTGCCAAAATGAGTGGAGAATCAGCAAAACAGGGTTTTACTACTTTTCTAGCTTTTATAGCTTTCATAAGTGTTAATATTGGATTTTTAAATATTTTACCAATACCAATGCTTGATGGTGGGCATATGATCTATATCTTAGCAGAAGTTATAACCAGAAGGAAAGTTTCCACTAAAACGAAAATCAAAATTCAAACTTTTGGGATGATGTTTCTATTCACCCTTATGATAATTGTTATTTACAACGATATCGGAAGATTGTTCGGATGA
- a CDS encoding aminotransferase class V-fold PLP-dependent enzyme: MLSLDDFMLNKEIKFLNNGSFGACPKIIFDKYQYWQRVLEYQPVNYFQNMLIKELEISRTKLAEFINSDKDDIILVHNATFATNIVIRSLNLAEGDEVITTDHEYGACMNALEFWRREKGFLIKTIEIPLPKPSIDDILALFTEKINERTKVLFMSQISSKTAQIFPVKEICELCKKHGIITIIDAAHSIGHIDIDLKELEADFYFSNIHKWLFAPKGCAFLNTKKEYQSIVKPLITGWGWGNERELGSGSDYVDTNQYYGTNDLSSYMTIPDCIEFYHKENIAKERLSCRALITKLLERTEKIWSFEKIYKSEEDYMHMAIIEVPVKFSQKELKSILYFGFGIEIPVILWKDRMFVRVSVQVYNTWDDLIFLIKSLEKIFK; the protein is encoded by the coding sequence ATGTTGTCACTTGACGATTTTATGCTAAACAAAGAGATTAAGTTTTTAAATAATGGATCTTTCGGTGCTTGTCCAAAAATAATTTTTGATAAGTATCAGTACTGGCAAAGAGTTTTAGAATATCAACCTGTGAATTATTTTCAAAATATGCTGATTAAGGAATTGGAAATCTCTCGAACTAAACTCGCAGAATTTATAAATTCTGATAAAGATGATATAATTTTAGTTCACAATGCAACTTTTGCTACAAATATAGTAATTAGATCGTTAAACCTAGCTGAGGGTGATGAAGTAATAACAACAGATCATGAATATGGTGCATGTATGAATGCTCTTGAATTTTGGAGAAGGGAAAAAGGATTCTTGATAAAAACAATAGAAATTCCTTTACCTAAACCCAGTATTGATGACATTTTAGCTCTATTTACTGAAAAGATAAATGAGAGGACAAAAGTTCTTTTTATGAGTCAGATTAGCTCTAAAACTGCTCAAATATTTCCTGTTAAAGAGATTTGCGAGCTATGTAAAAAACATGGGATTATTACAATAATTGATGCGGCTCATTCTATTGGTCATATTGATATAGATCTTAAAGAATTAGAGGCTGATTTTTATTTTAGCAATATACATAAGTGGCTTTTTGCCCCAAAAGGTTGTGCCTTTTTGAATACAAAAAAAGAGTATCAGAGTATAGTAAAACCTTTGATTACAGGTTGGGGCTGGGGAAATGAGAGAGAATTAGGTAGTGGAAGTGATTATGTAGATACTAATCAATACTATGGAACGAATGATCTATCATCATATATGACGATTCCAGATTGTATCGAATTTTATCATAAAGAAAATATCGCAAAAGAGAGATTAAGTTGTAGAGCCCTTATTACGAAATTATTAGAGAGAACTGAAAAGATCTGGAGTTTTGAAAAAATTTACAAATCTGAAGAAGATTATATGCATATGGCAATAATTGAAGTGCCTGTAAAATTTTCTCAAAAAGAGTTAAAAAGTATTCTTTACTTTGGTTTTGGAATAGAAATTCCGGTAATATTATGGAAAGATAGAATGTTCGTTCGTGTTTCTGTTCAGGTATACAATACTTGGGACGATCTTATTTTTTTAATTAAATCACTAGAGAAAATATTTAAATGA